From one Rubrobacter xylanophilus genomic stretch:
- the nth gene encoding endonuclease III encodes MSAAPVGEVIARLKREYPDAKTALNWSNPLELLVAVILSAQCTDERVNRVTEQLFRKYRTAEDYAGAPLEELEEDIRPTGFYRNKARALQGMARALLERHGGEVPRTMEELVALPGVGRKTANVVLGNAFGVNEGVVVDTHVRRVSRRLGLTENEDPEKIERDLLPQIPEEERTLFAHLLIFHGRRVCKARRPDCPNCVLNDICPSSRLSGRPR; translated from the coding sequence ATGAGCGCCGCCCCGGTGGGCGAGGTGATCGCCCGGCTGAAGAGAGAGTATCCCGACGCCAAGACGGCGTTGAACTGGTCGAACCCGCTGGAGCTTCTGGTGGCGGTGATCCTCTCCGCCCAGTGCACCGACGAGCGGGTGAACCGGGTCACGGAGCAGCTCTTCCGGAAGTACCGGACCGCCGAGGATTATGCCGGGGCGCCGCTGGAGGAGCTGGAGGAGGACATTCGGCCCACCGGCTTCTACCGCAACAAGGCCAGAGCCCTGCAGGGGATGGCCCGCGCCCTGCTCGAGCGCCACGGCGGGGAGGTGCCCCGCACCATGGAGGAGCTCGTCGCCCTGCCAGGGGTGGGGCGCAAGACGGCCAACGTCGTGCTCGGCAACGCCTTCGGCGTCAACGAGGGGGTGGTGGTGGACACCCACGTCCGGCGGGTCTCCCGGCGTCTGGGCCTGACCGAAAACGAGGACCCGGAGAAGATAGAGCGCGACCTTCTCCCGCAGATACCGGAGGAGGAACGGACCCTCTTCGCGCACCTCCTGATCTTCCACGGCCGCCGGGTGTGCAAGGCCCGCAGGCCCGACTGCCCAAACTGCGTCCTCAACGACATCTGCCCCTCCAGCAGGCTCTCG